atttagcTTGAAACTAACTAGTAAGGTATCTGCCATTGCCATTAGCCCATGACAGGCTCAGACTACAGATTATGGTGGGATGTTTGAAACAGCAATTACAAGAAATCACTCACTACAGTATGGTGCAAACACATGTAACATTTAGGATGCTTTTGATACCAAGTTTTGCTGGTTAGCTTTGTCCGTGACAGGGTACAAGATGACCTAGAATAATCTAAAACATGACATTTCtaaaaattgttttgttcaaaagaAATAATGGTACTGTAAGTTAAACAttaggaaattaatataaaataggaAACATACAAAGATAGTTTACTACAGAAAAACTACAGTTCAGTTCAactgttcagttaaaaaaaaaaggtggagagagaactgtacattctCTCCccacacctacaattcctgccggcctgagaTTTGAACTCACAAACGCTGCTGaatacacaatataatatgcCTATATTACAACAAATAGCTGCAGAAGGCGACAAAAGGAATTGTGATGTTTCTTGTGATCTAACGacgtttaaatacatttaattttaatatttgaccACATGCAAattcagaaacttttattttgtaaacacgccatgttgaaaaaaaaaacccagcatactgtatgctggttaggtatgttttgatgctgggatgctggtttatgatggtcatTTGCTGGCAAAGGACCAGCATCCCAGTGtaaaaacatacctaaccagcatatgctgtttcaTCAACCGGGCGAAGTACAATACAttgcatatttattatataaatggcatagctttaaattatttacgTTACAAATCAAGTGTGTTTTCCCTGATAAACGTTAATTAAGCAACCCAAACTCACCACATATGCAGAGGAAGAGTTGAGCCCATTTTACACATACAGTCTTTACTTATAAATTACCAttaagagatcatgtgtgaacaggaccttttcaaaaatcCCTGTAAATTCGTTCTGGCAATATTGTTCTTATGGAGATGCTGTGATTACTTGTTCAAAGTGCTTTGATTACTTTGAGCTGCTGTTGAGATATTTTTTATAAGCTTTTCTATGTAAGTATTACGTTCGATGGACGTCTTTGACCAGTGCACTTCACAGCTTTTCCGAGACCCATGCTTCTTTTCCATTCATTAGATAATGCGCGTTTCAATTTCATAAGAGCAAAAACTTCTGATTGGCTAATAATGTTAGTTTGGTTCAGAGTGAAAGCGGTGTTCCTCTCATACATTGGTGGTTGGTTTTTAATTGTAGGGATCCGGTATTCTGTCGACTTGTGCTACTttgtcagattttgctacctcccattaaaacagaGGGTAGCACAATCCAACAATAAAAATGCCAcctgtaaaattatggtttattaatgtctagacctaccacaaccctaaacctactcgTACAgtaaatgcaaatacagtaattatatgttatattagcggttgtagctagaaaggatacagctacaggagaccaacaaaaaatattttttttctacctattagattgtgttttattaaagtctacaactaccccaaccctaaacctacccttacagtaatgtaGATACACTAAATATAGTTAttcagcatgagaaaaaggacgcAATATTGATGTGTGCGTGTGCAGTAAACCCTGGTAGGACAATCTGACGGGTagaataaaatgtcaggacactggcacggtgccggagaactttaagccctgtgTACAATATTGACATGCATGTTCACCACAAGTGCACAGCTGAAGAAGCAAATCATTTCAAACAATGCAATGGACATTTGGTACCAGTGCTTGTGTTTATAAATTAAGCTGTTCTGATACTAATTTCTAATGACACTTTCCGAGAATAATTATGTTAATGTCAGTTCTGAATAAATCAATTCAAATGTCCATTTATTTATAGCATAGCAAATATTAATGTgtactctctcatacacacacacacacacacacacacgcacgtcaAATATTGGAGTCCAATTTTACAGGGGTAATTTATGTAGGTCTCAGAGGTGTGTGATTAGATATCTGATAAATGCCAGTAGTGTAACTTGCAACCTCAGTGGACATTCCCCCAGAGAAGACTGAAACTGAGACTTCAACAGCAtttaaatccacacacacaccaacatatATGCACAAGGACAAAAACATACactcattgtgaaatattactacagttGAAATGACggttattcctgtgacgcaaacgctgcattttcagcatcattattccagtcttcagtgtcacatgatccttccctCTCAAGGAACTGTTGTActcaagatattttgtagaaacagcgatacattttttcaggattctttgaacagAAGGTTAAAAAGGACAGtatttctttgaaatataaatatttagcaaCATTATAGATGTGTTTATGGTCatgtttgatcaattcaatgcatcttgTACCCAtttctttaaatacaaaaatctgACACCAAACATTTGAATGCTAGTGTGCATAGTGGCCAACTCATTCAAAAGTCTGCCATTACATTAAAATCTGTTTTTCCCCTAGAAATAATGTTATTGTAGTAAAACCaatcatttattataatattaataataataataataacataaatattttgttacaattgcattgaataaataaaaaactattattgatatttataaataaatgaataaaaaatgcttttaGCATTGAAACCAGATTAAGTCATGCAGTAacatattttacacatatttttgGCGTTCATGCAGTTTAGGTtcatgcacaaaaaaacaaaaagactaTATAATCTATGTTTATATTGATTTAggaaaaaagcaatacaaaagcaTTTTCACATTGCATATTTATGTTGCCACTGCATAAAAATGAACTGCATATATCCACAGTGCCCATGTTTTAACACAGCTAATGTGTGTTTCGGAGTTTGCTCATTCCCACGAGAGATACACATGTGATCCCTCCGGTGCATCTTCTCTGATTATCCCTAACAGTCTATAATGCACCTCATTAGGCAACATATGCCCAGAGAAATGATGGGAAATAGCTAACAGAACATAATTGCGCATATAAACCAATAACTGACCTCACTCACTCTTGTCATCTTCCATCATTCAGTTCCATCTAAAAACATGATTACATGAACACCGTTCCCCCCTGCAGCCCCCCAGAGCAGCGCTGGAAGGAAATGACTCGTTAGTAAGGCTAAATGCAGAAACACTGGTGCAGGGTAAACAACAGCAATGTGCTGGAACACACTGAACCTCGGCCTGGCCACGGTACACAGACGTTAGACGCTTCTGCTCCAGCGCAGTAATGTCAGATCACTGACAGAGAagaataattacataattactgGCACACAATGACCTCTGTGGGTTTAAAAAGAATCAttaaacacaattatatataatgtacCATCCACTGCACTGTCAGTCACACAGCTAATGATATTAATGTACAGGTGACAATGGCTGACATAGGTGATTTTCCTGTAAAACGGTAATATAAAaagtgtatttataaaaataaaatgtaaatttaaaattaaattaatattcatgtaAATTGTCACTGGAAATCACATTGCAATATTACTATAATTGATCATGGCTGTTATCATACAAgctaatttattgtatttaatgctGTAAAATCTCattcatttattgtatttaaaactttaaatacaaatgcattttagcatgcatttaaaaattataaatacaaataaatgtatttcaaaatatctttattttacattcatgtAAATTGTCACTGTCAAACACACTGCAgtattaatattgtattaatattacaatGTAGGTGACAATAATGATATGCaatgtaatttatgcatttataaccGTAAAATATAATTGTAGTATTTAGTACTAAAATATATTGTAAGTATTACTTTAATAATATGTAATTGATAtaaaaattttatacattttcttttacaatattttattttatatgtgaaTATGTAAATTGCCAGTGTCAATCTGCTATAATGATATAACCATAtgacatttattgtatttattgctgtaaaatggaattattttaatacaaaaacatttttatgtaattgATATTATCTTATATTAATATtcagttctatatatatatatatatatatatatatatatatatatatatatatatatatatatatatatatatatatatatatatatatatatatatagtgaacgGAGGAATGACAACGCTGAATGCAAAAGTCTAAACCTGAAGGATTCTCTGTCTTTCCCTCTAGACTGACGGTAGTGTCATTATGGCAGCTTTGCAGACATGACGGCATTCTGCGCTATAATTAGATTGTAAGAGAGAGTTTGAGGGGGGATGGGGGTCTCAGAGTCAgtctccatctatctatctatctactgcgATCCAGCACGCTCTAAACACATTAATCTGACTCCAGCTCGCTTGCACAAGACTCTCTTTACAACTGCGCTCCACACAGCAGCGAAATCCTACACTCCACACACTGCTCTAGCATTTGAGCAAAACACGAAAGAAAGAATACACTTTCTACATATGAAGTGTGGTGCTATTTTTAGAGTAACTGAACACCGTTTGCACCTTTGCACACAGCTATAGCTATTTCAGCGCAAAAACATTCCCACAGTTTAGTTTAACCAAGCGTGGACTGCCACCGACAGCATAACAGCCTTCAAGGTGAAGAACTCCACTGTGCAAAttgcatatttatattctatataagTGTGAGTAAACCATACTTTTAACTTGGGAGGTACTGTACAAAAGCCAAAAGGTGCATCTTTGTGCTTTATTTAACCTTAAATTATACATCAGTACCAAAAGAGAGCATATGGTACTGACCCAGTGACAGTTTTGTACCCATaccctccacctccccatctTGTTTTTCAGTTATGCACAAGATATAGACGTAAATCTTAATGTCTTCATCCTATACCTCAAATGCCAGCCAGCTATCTGTCACATCCAGCTCTCTCACACACCACAGCGAGAGAGAGATACACGTTAAGGAAAACATATAGGCCTACTCTTTGTGCAGACAGTGTACAATTACCTTATTTCCCAGAAGGCACATGTACGTTGCTGAGACATCTGTGAAAGAGAGCATCATCTAAGCATTGCCGTCTATTTTAAGCATCGCTtttgcaaacaaacacaacaattaAATCTTATAAACATCTTCATTCAAATAGACCATCACTCAGTAGTTTGGGGACAGTAGGTTcaaagaagaaattaatacttttatttggtAAGAATGCAAATTAAGTAATAATAACGACTTGTTGTTacacaaaactgtatttaaaactaaagctgtaataaatcatcatatcagaatgatttctgaaggatcatgtgacactgaagactggagtaatgatgctgaaaattacatgacaatatattataaatagaaaACAGAAACAGTTATTTAAGTTGTAAGAATATTTCACAGTATCTCTATTCttactgtaattttttattattaaataaaggcagccttggtgagcataacttGTCCCCCCAAAACATTGAAAACTCATACTGACCCCATATTTTGcaatacataaattatttttcctgctggtgataaatgtaaaataaaacaaaactattttttgtgAGTGTGGATCATGgtttcatatattacattataaatgtattataaaaatatctACTAAATGTTACTCTAACATCCAACGACAAGAAAATCTCTGCAGTAGACTGGTGATAGCAACACTGATAAGCTCCCAAATATCGCTGTTACTcatcattataaatattttagatagatggacagacagacagacggacaatTGATCAAATCTTAGCCAAATGCACAGAAGGCTCCTTTTTGACGTGCATGCAGTATTTGCAGTTGACTCATGGTATGCGCTGATCCAGCATTGTTCAGAGGTTGCTGTGAGGTTAGACAGGAACCTTTGAAGGTTCACTTAGGAGTGGATTGACACTTTACTGAGTGGGGAAATCAAGGCCAAGCCCTTCAGAGGAATCCATGTGTACTCCAAAAGAGACCTGGGAAGGAAGACTGCAAACATGCTCATGCAAAACAACATGATCGTGCTTATTAATTATATTAGTATAGcacattatattaatatagtaGCCTACATTATAAGTTGATTAGCGAGTATATTACAGCAAATGAAGTGTTTGATTGCATTATAAAAAGCTAACATCAAGGAAACAATTTAAGGTCATGATTAAGGTCATAGGAAACACATCACTGATGTAACAGAAAGTGCTCTAAGACTTTTGTTAAGCCTATTGTTAttggttttttattttgtttttttggtctATCCAacccaaatacaccaaataaaaaaaaaaaaatgtgcactgAACTGGATTTATACATTCATAGGTGGTTTGAAAACAAATAATTTCTTAACGAGTCTCAGTCTGAATCATAATGATAGATTTTACAATTTTCCTCAAAGTGTGCATCATTAGTTTGACAGCTAATATGGAAATGTCAGCAAAAGCAACTGCagtctgaatgaatgaataaatgactaagtaactaactaaataaataaaataacacctGGCCACACTAAAATTGCCCTTTCAACAATCGAacttgttctaaaaaaaaaatctagacaaCAGCAAGAAAAAGACCACCTGGACTCAAGCTTTTATAACAAACCACAATCAGCTCCAGTTCCACAAACAGAAGGTTAGAGAAGGGAATGGCAACCAAACTACTGTAGGTTCAAACCCTGCAGGAGTGAGGCATGCAGATGAGAACTGCTTTGAATGAAGTATGAGCTAAAAGACTGATTAGTATCTATTAGTTGAGACAAATGAAAGGAGATATCAAAAAGACGCTCTGTCGAGCAGCCATTACTCACCTGGAAGATAAGCACTTTGAAGTTCTTCCTCTTGAGAAGCTCGTGTTCATTGTTCTCCAGTTTTTTGATCTGTCCCGCTTGCTTCTCCAGGTCCGTGCGCACACTCTTCACATTGACGTTCACCTTTCGCACCTTGTCCAGGAGCTTGTTGACCGTCCCGGCCGTCCCAACGTGACTTTTAGCCAGCTTGGCCAGCTCCGTCTGGATGCTGCTCATGTTCTTCTCCATGGTCTCCTGCTTGGCCTCCAGACCGGTCTGAGTCTGCTGGATCTGGTCCACCACACCTATGATCTTGTCTAGGAGTGCCAGGACCTTCATGCCTGTAGCCTGGGCCTCGGACTTCTGGGCCTCACCGCTGCCGCCTCCATCGAGTCCCGGCCCCAACACCAGGTCCACCTCTTCCTCAGAGTCATCATCGTCATCGTCGTCGTCGTCGTCTCGTTTTGATTTGAACACATTGGAGACGGTGGCAAGTTTGGTAGCAGCAGGCATCAAGGAGACCTCCTCGTCGTCGTCATCAGAGACTTCAGCGAAGACAGCACGCTCCAGTTTGAAGTCGGTGTCGGCCATGGCTTGGTTTCAAGTAGACTCAGATGAAAGGCACACAAGCTAACTTGTAGGCAGAAGCATGCACACTAGTGGCCCGGTGTGCAAGAACGCAGTCCTAGGGTAAAAATAAAGCACTAAAAAAAGACTTGAATGACGGTAGACACCCAACGATCACAGCGCAATGACTCCAACTTGCAGGCAACAACACTTCTTGTCAACTTCTAACCGATCTTCAAGTCACCTGCACTTCTTCCTACCACTAAGTACTATTCTCTAGGTTTGCTGTAATGCCTCAAACTTTCCCTCAAGTCTACTCTGGGACCTCGGCCAGTCGGTGGAAGCAGACCCTCTCTCCAAGGTGTGTGGGAGTGTGTAAGGAAGAGTGTGAGTGACCACAGCTCCCTGTGAAGCCTGTCCGTCAGGTCTTCACTTTCCCTCCTTAGTCCAGCCCTCTGCTGCGATCACTTACTGTAAGGTCACACCCACACCGACCCTTTAAGGGGAGTCCTTTCTCCACCCTCCCTAGAGCCTGGCAGGGGACACTAGAACACATACCAACCCTCTCGTTTACGCAAGGGTATGAGACAAACGGCTCAAGTTATTTTATGACTCATTGAAGCGTAAACCTGATCCTGAAAATTACTATCAAAGACACTGCTTCATTACTGGAACCACCGTTACAATACAGCACAATAACATGTTTCTAACGTGCTGATATTTCGTTCAACAGGATTAAGAGCATTTCTGTTTGTATGGCTTGTATGTATCCCGTAAAACTGGAAAGGGGAAACTGTAAAGCTTGGATCTTTTTGTTACCGTAGAAAAATACAAAGTGCTCAAATTTTGCCTGAAATGTAAATTAAGCAATATCACAATTAGTGCGAGTGCTGTCGTTCCAAATATCAGCATGGCTAATGTGAAACAACAGCAATAATGCTtaagaaaacagaaatattatataatcattacatgtttattaaaagtaataattatgctatacattattattaatgcttcttcataattaataataaataatgcttgAATACATATATAGACATGATTTACTAACAGGATATTTTCTCAtgtgtatgtaaaaaaaacaaacaaaaaaaacacatgagtTCATATCCACTCTTTACTCTTTATTGACCATCAAGACATAATCATTCAGCTTCACTCACTGCTTTTACTTGGTAGAGTTATTTTCTCCAGGACTCCCTTGACATCTATCAAACCAACACATTAATTTCAGGAGCCAATGCATGTTCATGTTGTAAACTCATTTCTAAACAACAATCAAAAACCCAGAACTGGGCACCGCAGCAGATTCATGAGATTAACATagtttaaatgtgtatttgcatttaaattgcaatagcaaaacacacacacacacacaaaacagcaaGACAGTTCAAGgccaactaaaatataattactcTTTACTAACATTTTCCAAAAGAATGCAAAGGTCTGCAATAAATCTGGGGGTTCCCTGCATCTAATAACCAGATATGCTTGATGAGGATATCCTCTCGGCAGAAGCTTGTGAAATGCCATGAAGCGAAGCTTTCTTTGCTGCATTTGAAATGAGGTCCCTTTGCACTAGAACTATTATATAAATGTGTCAACATAAAGAATAAAAGATACATAAAAaacaaactctaataatttaaGAGACTGGAAAAAATACAGACAATTATGTTATAAAGGGAGGGAAACTGTAATGATATTTTGCCTTGATTGAGGAGTACAAATTGATGAGGCTTTTATGAGAAGAACATGCTGTGTGCTATATGGAAAACCCCCTTGAGTTTGCATTATTACATATCAGTACATATTCCGGCAAGAATTGAAGAGTTACCAAGTAAATTGCAAATACATTATGCATTTCTAGCTCAGATTATTTTCAGCTTCAGCGATTTAACATCTAGTTTAAGTGCATGTACATTATCCCAAATATGTCCTGATCTAGAACACCTGAGAAACTAAGAGCCTTGCAAAGTCACAGTATTCACAAGAATCATGAAATCTCACAAGCAATCTGATGGGCTCCTGTGGTTTGGAGGGGTGGCAGTTGGGGAGGGAGAGAATGTGGGTGTGGCTTAGTCTTCAAACTTGCCATCCAGAATGCTGTCAAATGTAAAAGGCATGAACTTGAAGCCCTGTCCAGTGTAGAACTTATTCTGGAACTCCACCCTTCAGAAAATAAGTGGAGAAACAAGGTCAGTGGATTGCAATTcttaaagtaaaatacaaatgtaGTTTGGTTTTGTACatagatttgataaaaaaaatcttatcaggAAGTGAGTTTGGTTTTAGATTGAAGTTCTCACAAATTTTGAGTGTAAAGTATAACAAAGCACTCAGAATAGTCAATACAACTATTTTGCTAGACTAGCAGTGTGTATGTAGCCACTGATAGGGAACGACATCTACTCTTGTTTTAATTTATAGTAGGCAAGCATTATGTGTGTGCCCTTACCAATGCAAACGGAGAGCATGAAGGAAGGCAGACAGCCCTTCCATGACCAACAGAATAAACACAGTCAGTGTAGCAAAGAAGGCAAAGATGATTGACAGCGCAAAGAATCCACCAAAATTCCTAGAAGCCAGACCCATGTGCATCACCATTGACCACAAGACCTCAGAGAGCTCTGGAAGAAAACAGAAACACTTGAGAAACATCTTGTAAACGATGACAAATTGGAATCGTACGGACATTTGTACAGGGCTGTAGCTTATAGATTTTCATTCATGATGGattttcttcattcatttatttatttaatagagaTTACAAAGACTTTAATTACTAGTCTACAAAGTAGATCTGTGCATTATCAAATTTCCATGTCATTGCAATACAATAAATGAATGTGTGCATTACTTACGCGCATGGGCCAGACTCAGCGCCCAAAGCCGTAGATAAGAGGCAGTATTTGAGATGCAGCCTAAGCAGTATTCTATGGTGTGAATGGCTTGATGCACTGCAACATCTGCAAAATTaaactaaagagagagagagaaagagagcaataaGAGCTGTTCAGACTAATGAAAATACAAAGATCTAATCCCACTCCCAGCTCAATCACAGTATGATTAGCAGCCCTGAGAATAAAATCACAGCGCAGGGGCCTTTCAGATCATCAGTGTCATTTGATGTGATGTATATCCTAATAACAGCACGGCTCACTGGATCATTCCCATGTAATGAAGGTGGCTTAAACCAAGGAAAATGAGTGTCTAGAAAAGAATCTATCAAGATGTACTGGAAAAGGATCGAACACCAACTACAGGAGACCACCCAACACTGAAgcctgcaggaacacacacacacacacacacacacacacacacagagcaagagGACTGTACGGTGTGATGgcgcgcacatacacacacacacacacacacacaaacgtaaaAAACATCTACACAGAGTCGAGAAGGCTGTCTGCTCTTACCACTTCCTCCTCTGACTGCTTGAAAGGTAATCAGacacatgcacagacagacacacagggtTAAAGACGGAGTTAGAATCTGATGAAGAAGCTTGTCAGAGGAAAAATACACTTTGGTTTATAGAAAAATTAAAAGATCTAATGACCAACACATTTACTGTCAGTCGTCATAAAATGCAGTGGCCCCAAAAAGTATTCAGACACTTAAGCCACACCCACAAATGCATGAATGActaattaaacaaaatacaacaaaGCAAGTGGCATTTTTTAAACGAGCACAGCACACTAAGCAAAGCATCTCATAAAAAGATAAGTTAAGTTTGAGACAGACATGATTTGGACAATATTTACGAGGTCTAGCATCATTtgtttttaagtgcagcttcagTGACCAAATACTTTATAGGGTCACTGAAAACGCCAAAATGAGAGAGATAAACAATCCCAGGGATTTGACTTCAGTCTCCAGTGAACGGACTTTAATGGCTGCTACTGGGAGGTCTGTTTGGAATGGAAGGAGGAAGATTATTTGGCACTGACGCACTGAAAAGACTGCATCTCAAACCTCAGAATAATGCAGGTTATCTGCCTCCACTTTATTTCCAGTGTAAAGAAACCCTATTAGCCAGGTGGGTGTTTGTTTAGTGTTTTGAGGCTGGTTGCCACGAGATACAGTGGATGGGGGGAGAGACAGTGCTATAAAAAAGGGGCTGCCCCAGTTTAGACCAGCACTGGTATGCAGAGCCCAGCTCCAGTGAGTCACAGAATGGAATGCCTACTGCAGGCGAGTGACCCCACTGCCAACGGCGGCCGTTTTTGGTACCTGGGTGTGACTTGTCACCGTGTGGGTGGAAACAAGTATCACATAGACTACTATAAAGACATTCACTTTAAATATTCTTATGATAAAGCGTTAAGTTATTCTCAGGATCAACAGATGACATCACATGGAGTGTCCCGACCCaaataaatattcagataaatgGGTCGGCAGAACACACATCATTCTCTGGCTATAGAAAGACTATTGTACGAGTTAACAAACTAAGGCATCtttgtaaaatgaaaaataaacaatgatggg
This genomic stretch from Carassius gibelio isolate Cgi1373 ecotype wild population from Czech Republic chromosome B6, carGib1.2-hapl.c, whole genome shotgun sequence harbors:
- the LOC127959615 gene encoding V-type proton ATPase 116 kDa subunit a 1-like isoform X1; amino-acid sequence: MVSLFGYLVLLIFYKWLAYDAKSSKEAPSLLITFINMCLFSYNDPTNKPFYTGQVAIQCLLVIIALACVPCMLIVKTLVMRRQYLWRRNLGTQNFGGIRVGNGPTEDEAEIIQHDQLSQNLEEESPEQSEEEVFNFADVAVHQAIHTIEYCLGCISNTASYLRLWALSLAHAQLSEVLWSMVMHMGLASRNFGGFFALSIIFAFFATLTVFILLVMEGLSAFLHALRLHWVEFQNKFYTGQGFKFMPFTFDSILDGKFED
- the LOC127959615 gene encoding V-type proton ATPase 116 kDa subunit a 1-like isoform X2, with product MVSLFGYLVLLIFYKWLAYDAKSSKEAPSLLITFINMCLFSYNDPTNKPFYTGQVAIQCLLVIIALACVPCMLIVKTLVMRRQYLWRRNLGTQNFGGIRVGNGPTEDEAEIIQHDQLSQNLEEESPEFNFADVAVHQAIHTIEYCLGCISNTASYLRLWALSLAHAQLSEVLWSMVMHMGLASRNFGGFFALSIIFAFFATLTVFILLVMEGLSAFLHALRLHWVEFQNKFYTGQGFKFMPFTFDSILDGKFED